In the Malaya genurostris strain Urasoe2022 chromosome 1, Malgen_1.1, whole genome shotgun sequence genome, one interval contains:
- the LOC131425832 gene encoding uncharacterized protein LOC131425832, with product MFIFGTDVKSKCKKMMFGFVSKSKMAASGLLRLPKTPNNMGIFGTELISRCRKTMFEVVLKSKMATSGFLIFLENPYNMDIFGTELISRCHKTMFEVVLKFKMATSGLLIFLENPCNMGIFGTELMSRCHKTLFEVVLKFKMATSALLIFLENPCNMGIFGTRLMSRYQKTMFEVVLKFKMARSGLLIFLENTCNMGIFGTGLMSRYQKTMFEVVLKFKMATSGLLIFLENRYNMDIFGTELMSRCQKTMFEVVLKFKMATSGLLIFLENTCNMGIFGTELMSRCHKTLFEVVLKFKMATSALLIFLENPCNMGIFGTRLMSRYQKTIFQVVLKFKLATSGLLIFLENPCIMGIFGTV from the coding sequence atgtttattttcggaacggatgtgaagagtaagtgcaagaaaatgatgtttgggttcgtttcaaaatccaagatggcggcttccggtttattgagattgcctaaaacccctaacaatatgggtatcttcggaacggaattgataagtagatgtcggaaaacgatgtttgaagtggttctgaaatccaagatggcaacttccggtttcttgatattccttgaaaacccttacaatatggatattttcggaactgaattgataagtagatgtcataaaacgatgtttgaggtagttttgaaattcaagatggcgacttccggtttgttgatattccttgaaaacccttgcaatatgggtattttcggaacggaattgatgagtagatgtcacaaaacgttgtttgaggtagttttgaaattcaagatggcgacttccgctttattgatattccttgaaaacccttgcaatatgggtattttcggaacgaggtTAATGAGCaggtatcagaaaacgatgtttgaggtagttttgaaattcaagatggcgagatccggtttgttgatattccttgaaaacacttgcaatatgggtattttcggaacggggttaatgagtagatatcagaaaacgatgtttgaggtagttttgaaattcaagatggcgacttccggtttgttgatattccttgaaaaccggtacaatatggatattttcggaacggaattgatgagtagatgtcagaaaacgatgtttgaggtagttttgaaattcaagatggcgacttccggtttgttgatattccttgaaaacacttgcaatatgggtattttcggaacggaattgatgagtagatgtcacaaaacgttgtttgaggtagttttgaaattcaagatggcgacttccgctttattgatattccttgaaaacccttgcaatatgggtattttcggaacgaggtTAATGAGCAGgtatcagaaaacgatttttcaggtagttttgaaattcaagttggcgacttccggtttgttgatattccttgaaaacccttgcattatgggtattttcggaacggtatag